From the Lactobacillus johnsonii genome, the window ATGCAATATAACAAAAAAGGTCATCATATGATGACCTTTTTTTCGGGTTGGGTGTTCTTTCGAACTATTGGGTTAGCTGGATTCGAACCAGCGCATGATGGTACCAAAAACCATTGCCTTACCACTTGGCTATAACCCATTTGATTGAACTTTTACTTGTTGTTCAATGCAACCAGCTGAATAAAATTCAGCAATGGAGGCCAGTGGATTCGAACCACCGAACTCAGAGAGAGCGGTTTTACAGACCGCCGCGTTTAGCCACTTCGCTAGGCCTCCGAAACGTTACTTAATTATAATAACGAACTGCCTAGCAAAAAGCAAGTAAAAATTAGAAAAAAATCTAATTTTTTATTTTAGTATTACCTACTTTAATTGAGCGATATGCTTCTTAATGATATCAGCTGATTCCCTTAGCTTTTCATCTTCTTCAGAAGTTAACTCTAGTGGAATAACTTTTTCTACCCCATCTTTTCCAATAATTGCTGGATATCCAATATATGTTTGTACTTCATCTAAATATACAGAAGTTGGTGCAAATAATCTGGCATCACTAAATACAGCTTGAATTAAGCGAACAGCACAAGTTGCAATTGCATATGAGGTATATCCTTTTCCAAATGCTACTTTCATCGAATTTTTATTAGGTTGTGCACTTAATTTTTCCTCTTGTTCTTTTGTGAACAGTTCTTTAGCCGACTTACCATTAACTGAGACAGTTGACCAAGCAGTAAATTGGGATGCTCCATGTTCACCTAAAACAAATCCTGCTACATTTCTTGGATCTTCATTAAGTGCTTCCCCAACAATTCTTTGCATTCTAGCAGTATCTAGGAAAGTTCCAGTTCCGAAAACTTGTTTTTTAGATAAACCAGTAGTTTCTTGCAAGATCGTTGAAATAGCGTCACATGGGTTTGAAATATTAATTAGGATGCCCTTGAAGCCAGATTCTTTAATTTTAGCTCCTACTTCCTTAGCATTCTTAGAATTAATTTCAAATTCACCAAATCTATCTCCAGTTTTAACTGTCGCAGCAATATTACCA encodes:
- a CDS encoding L-lactate dehydrogenase, with amino-acid sequence MRNVAVIGMGHVGATVAFTLFTHGIVDNLYLLDKNQAKAEAEYNDLRDTLARNDYHVNVFLGDYSDLKDVDIIVTSFGNIAATVKTGDRFGEFEINSKNAKEVGAKIKESGFKGILINISNPCDAISTILQETTGLSKKQVFGTGTFLDTARMQRIVGEALNEDPRNVAGFVLGEHGASQFTAWSTVSVNGKSAKELFTKEQEEKLSAQPNKNSMKVAFGKGYTSYAIATCAVRLIQAVFSDARLFAPTSVYLDEVQTYIGYPAIIGKDGVEKVIPLELTSEEDEKLRESADIIKKHIAQLK